The nucleotide sequence CATTTTTACAAGATTCGGGATCTAAAGCATCAGTATTTGGGGCATTGAAGGGATTTTCTATGCTTAAGTTTATAAATTTCAAATGATCGCTCATTAAAGGATGAATAGTCCAAGATGGAGAATTTTTAATTGTTACACCCTCAACTAATATATTTTTGCAGGCATTAAGGAATAGAGTTCTTGGTCTCCAAGCTATTCTCTTTTCTTTTGCCTTAAACCACCAAGTATCGAAATCAGAATTTCCATCAATGGTGCCTTTTCCTATAATGTTTACATTTTCAACATTGATAGCTGTAATTAAGCTTGCAAAGCAGTCTGCTTCATTTCCTTCCCAAGATCCAAGATAAAAATCTCTATTAGTCATAGATATATTTGCCTTCAAAATTGGATAGTGTTCTCTTTCCTTTAAACCTAAAAGTACGGAGCCTTCTTCAAGCTCTAAGGTTATGTTGCTTTTAAGGAACAAAGGACCGGTTAGGTAAGTGCCCTTAGGTATAATAACTCTTCCAAAAGCAGGACATACTTGTATAGCAGCTTGTATAAATGCTGTATTAACATGATTTCCATCTCCAACAGCTCCAAAATCTAATATGTTAACAACTGCAGATTCTAATTTCGTTTTTATGCTTATAACAGGGCTTTTAGCTTTGCTTTCAGTATCCTCTATAAAGATACTGTACTCTGTACCCGGTGTTAAATTGTTTAGTGTAAATACATTTTTATCTGTTGTTAAAATCCTTTCGTTGTTCATATATACATCTGCTGTACTTTCTAAATAAAAACACTTATTGTTCTCTATTTCAAATGATGCAGATGTTGAAGTTGCTGTGACTAAGTTAAAATTCATTATTAGCCATCCTCCATTCTTAAAATTATATTGTCATTAGTATCCAAGCTCGTCAGCTATTATTATAATTTTTATCCTTCCCTCAAACTTTATTCCGTTGTGGATAATTGTGGTGAAGTTACAAATTCTTTTCTTACAATCACAGTCTACACAAAAACCCGTCTCAACACAAGGTGTTTCGTGTTTTATTCTTTTTGAATTCATAGGAGCAATTTCACGAATTCTTTTTAATGCAGCATCTATATTTTCTACAATTTTATTTATTCCAGCTACAATTATAACGTTTTTAGGTCCAAAAATCATTGGAGCTACTCTATTACCAGTACAGTCAGTATTAACTAGTTCACCATTTTCAGTTATTGCGTTAGTTCCAGTTATTAAGTAATCTGCAGTTAAAGATTTGCGATGTATTTCTACTATATCAGGATCAAAAGGGAGGTTTTGATATCTGTCAAAAAACTTATAATTGCCGTTTCTTAAGACGTCAACCATTCCCATTTGGCTTAAGGTGGTAGAACCTCCAATAGCAACACTTGAACCTTCTTCAATCATTGAAATTAGTTTTTCTTTAGCTTCTTCAAGAGTTTCTACGTAAGAAGCTTTAAAGTGTCTTTTATTAAGAGTTTCAGTTATTTTTTTTGCTTTGCATACATTTTTCCATTTTTTTATTTCATCCATAAGATTTACCTCCAAATTATTTTAAGAGTAGGTGATAAATGAAATTAAATTTCATCTATAATATAAAAGCATATAGGGTTTTAGCAAATATAGTACATGTATTTGCAAAAACCCCATATGAATTTAACATACTACACTGATAGAGAACCAGAAGTATTCTTTTTATTTGAGTAAGCTACGTTGTTGTTTCCAAAACATTTCTCGTATTTCCAACCAGTTAGTGCTTCAACAGCTGTTTTAGCTTCAGGAGATACCTCATTTAATGAGCCACCAGCTTTAATTCTGTCTACTTCATCTATTAATAATTTGTGATTTTCTTTTGTAAGCTTAAATCTTGAAGCAGCAATCCAAGTTATTGTAAGAAGTACAAGAGGGAATACGATTGTAACTATAGATATTCCAACTATTGCACTGTGTGGCTGGTGAGGCATATGTTTTGCTTTTGCGCTTGTACTTATGAAACCAAAAGCGCCTAAACCAATACCAAGTACCATTGATTCTATTGATGTTGCAAGTTTACCAAATAAACCATTGATACCATTGTATACACCTTCTCTTCTCTTTAGAGTTATTGCTTCATCAATATCAGCAATAAAGCCCATCTGATAGGTAGGAATGTAGTCAACAGCAGCCTTACCTACAATATTAATTATTGAGAACACTACAAATAAAGTTAATGTCAACGAATTATGACCTGTAAATACAAGGTATACATAACCTAAAAGTGATACAAAGATTATTACTATTCCTAGTTTAAATGTTTTAGGAGCACCAATTTTGTATGCAAGTAATATATATGCTAATAATGCAATACATGAAACTAATGAAGAAACACCGTTTACGTTTGATACTGCAACTGTTGTTAAGCTTAGTACATATACTGCAAAGAAGGTAAGTACACCTTGTGCAAGTTGTTTGTAAACACTACCCAAGAACCACATAACGGAGTGAAGTCTGAAAGCTTTATTTCTCATACATGAAACTAAATCTATTCCAAGCTTTTTAAATACTTCTATAAGAGAACCAGCATCATCTTCGTATACAGCTGTTTTTGGATCTCTCTCATACACGTTAAAGATAAAGAATAGTAAAGCAATTGTAGTTATAATTCCCCAACTAAGACCTATATACCAAAAGGATTTAGTAGAGGTTTTTCCAAAGGAACCAAATATAAAACCTGTTAAGAATCCAGTAATAGTATTTGCTATGTTACCACAATATTGTTTTCCACCGATAAGTTTTGCTTTTTCGGCAGCATCTTGTGTCATTTCAGCTGGAAGAGTTGTTCCAGGAACAAAAACTAAGGTGTAAGATACTTCATAAATCATGTTAACTACAAAGTAATAGATAAAGGATTTGCCTGATATCCATAATAGAGGGAAAACAATAGCTATTCCGATTATTCCGAGAGCGATAAAAGGTTTTCTTCTACCAAATCTCCTACCAAGTTTTGTTTTACCAAAACCGTCGCTTATAAAGCCAAGTACCGGGTTACCAACAGCATCTATAAGCCGTGCTATTGCAAATATTGATGCCGCTTTTACTGAATTAATGCCACAGACACTACTATAAAAGAATAATAGCCATGCAGACATTAAGCCTTGAGCGCCACTTCCGAGAAAGTTTATACTTGAGTAGCCGAGTATATTGCTTAATTTTATTTTCTCTTTCATAATTTACACCCCTTAATAAAGTAGATATACTTTTTCTAAATTTAAGATAGTTTTAACTGCGTACCACCTTTAATTTCTACAATCTCATCGTTTACAGTGATCCAAGCAGATTTTGCTGATGGATTGTAAACAAAATCACTCTTTGCTGAAAATTTGAGATTATCAAGTACGTTTTTGTAGTCTACTATTTCGATGTTTGTTGCATACCAAATATCGTCCTTATTTGATATATAGCTGCAGAAGTTTTCTATAAGATGCCAATTATTATCTCTATCAAATTCATAACTGTGTCCCCAAACATACATCATGTATAGATATTGTTTTTTGTATAGAAAAACAAATTCCTTAGCATGTTCCATCAAGTTATGGTTATGATGGCAGGTAGCTTTCCAAGCTGTAAAATCAGAAGGAAGATCAAAGGAATCAGAATTGCCAACTATTCTTGAATACTCTATACCAAGATATTTAAGGAGGTTTCTTATAGAATCATTGTACGAACCGTTAGGATAGGATAGACCGCGTACGGGGTATCCAACAATTTCCTCTAAATTTTCCCTGTCCATAAGTATTTCTTTTGTTACTTGTTCCATAGGACATCTAGCAATTGTAGGGTGAGTTAGAGTGTGGGCAGAAACCTCATGTCCACTATATAAGGTCTTGATTTCAGCCTTAGTTAAACGGTTATAAGATCCGATAAGTCCTGAGTTTATGTGAAAGGTCCCCTTGATACCATATTTATTAAAAATGCTCACAAGTTTTTTATCAGATAACTTTCCATCATCATAGCTCATGGTTAAGACTTTAAATTTTCCGTCTGGGAAACATTTAAAAATTTTATTCATTTTAAAAATCTCCTTAATGAATTCTCTAAATATTTAACTTAAATATTAATGCAATCACATTGCTAAAGGTTTTAAATTATAGTAAAAGTATATCATTAAAGTGTTTCGTATTCGTAAGATGCAAGTAAGAATGGCCCTAAGCCTTTTGGTTCATTACTTACTATTGGTTCACTTATATAATAAGCAAAGCTTCCATCTCTTTTGTCTTTACCACCAAGACCGGCTACATAGCAAATTTTATTTAGGTTTATAAGTCCGTCCTTTGTTTCTAAGATAAATTCATTTATAAGTCCTTTGTAAGCTTCTTTTGCTGTCTCTTTAAGAGATTCAGGTAGATATCCTAGCCTTACTCCTTTAAGTAATGCATAAACTATCATGGAAGAACCAGAAGCTTCTAAGTAATTTCCTTTTCTTTCGCCTTCATCTAAAACTTGATACCATACTTTGCTGGCATTATCCTGAACTTTAAGTAAAGCGGTTACACAATTATTTAATATTTTTATTAAGGCATTTCTATCCTTGTGATTTTTAGGTAAAACTTCAATTGTATCAGCTAAGGCCATAACATACCAGCCCATAGCTCTTCCCCAGAAGTGAGGTGATAGTCCAGTTTCACTGTTTGACCAAGGTTCAGTTTTAGATTCATCATAAGCATGATAGAGAAGGCCTGTCTTATTATCCTTTAAATTTTTTTCAGTTATTATAAACTGATGAGTTATATCATCGAACTCCTTTTCTTCACCAAATTCTTTTACATATTTAGCGTAAAAAGTAGCTCCCATGTATAAACCATCTAACCATATTTGGTGTGGATAAATATTTTTATGCCAAAAAACGTTTTCCTTAGTTCTAGGATGATTATCTATTTGTTTTCTTAGATTGATTAAAGCTTTTCTATACTTTTCTTTGCCTGTTTCCTTAAATAGAGTTATTAGTATTTTTCCGTTATTAAGATGATCTATATTATATTCCTCTAATTTATAACCGTTTATTGTTCCATCTTCATTTATAAAAGTGTCCATTGTTTTAATGATAAAGTCTAAGTATTTCTTATCCTTTGTCCATTCATAAACTTTAGCAATTCCATCTAGAGTCAATCCATATTCGTAACCCCAATGGTCAGTTAAAGTTATGTTTTTGGCTATAATGGAATCTGCCATTAATTTAGAATATTTTTGCATAGTAACACCCCTTGTAATTCTTTTCTTTATGGTAATGTAATCGTTTGAATTATAGTGTTCACGTTAT is from Clostridium acetobutylicum ATCC 824 and encodes:
- a CDS encoding glycoside hydrolase family 28 protein, with product MNFNLVTATSTSASFEIENNKCFYLESTADVYMNNERILTTDKNVFTLNNLTPGTEYSIFIEDTESKAKSPVISIKTKLESAVVNILDFGAVGDGNHVNTAFIQAAIQVCPAFGRVIIPKGTYLTGPLFLKSNITLELEEGSVLLGLKEREHYPILKANISMTNRDFYLGSWEGNEADCFASLITAINVENVNIIGKGTIDGNSDFDTWWFKAKEKRIAWRPRTLFLNACKNILVEGVTIKNSPSWTIHPLMSDHLKFINLSIENPFNAPNTDALDPESCKNVLILGDTFSVGDDCIAIKSGKIDISKKNPVSSENINIRNCNMRSGHGAVVLGSEMSSGLKSIFIEKCIFNATDRGLRIKTRRGRGSKGIIDNIHMKNIKMDKVLTPFSINSFYFCDDDGKTEYVWSKEKLPVDDKTPYIGSIYVEDVTCTNAHVCAAFMYGLPEQKIEKVSMKNVSVSFDENAKEDYADMMSFLEPMKRNGMYFNNIKDLVLENVTVEKALNEEITKLNIG
- a CDS encoding lactate utilization protein is translated as MDEIKKWKNVCKAKKITETLNKRHFKASYVETLEEAKEKLISMIEEGSSVAIGGSTTLSQMGMVDVLRNGNYKFFDRYQNLPFDPDIVEIHRKSLTADYLITGTNAITENGELVNTDCTGNRVAPMIFGPKNVIIVAGINKIVENIDAALKRIREIAPMNSKRIKHETPCVETGFCVDCDCKKRICNFTTIIHNGIKFEGRIKIIIIADELGY
- a CDS encoding MFS transporter, with protein sequence MKEKIKLSNILGYSSINFLGSGAQGLMSAWLLFFYSSVCGINSVKAASIFAIARLIDAVGNPVLGFISDGFGKTKLGRRFGRRKPFIALGIIGIAIVFPLLWISGKSFIYYFVVNMIYEVSYTLVFVPGTTLPAEMTQDAAEKAKLIGGKQYCGNIANTITGFLTGFIFGSFGKTSTKSFWYIGLSWGIITTIALLFFIFNVYERDPKTAVYEDDAGSLIEVFKKLGIDLVSCMRNKAFRLHSVMWFLGSVYKQLAQGVLTFFAVYVLSLTTVAVSNVNGVSSLVSCIALLAYILLAYKIGAPKTFKLGIVIIFVSLLGYVYLVFTGHNSLTLTLFVVFSIINIVGKAAVDYIPTYQMGFIADIDEAITLKRREGVYNGINGLFGKLATSIESMVLGIGLGAFGFISTSAKAKHMPHQPHSAIVGISIVTIVFPLVLLTITWIAASRFKLTKENHKLLIDEVDRIKAGGSLNEVSPEAKTAVEALTGWKYEKCFGNNNVAYSNKKNTSGSLSV
- a CDS encoding polysaccharide deacetylase family protein encodes the protein MNKIFKCFPDGKFKVLTMSYDDGKLSDKKLVSIFNKYGIKGTFHINSGLIGSYNRLTKAEIKTLYSGHEVSAHTLTHPTIARCPMEQVTKEILMDRENLEEIVGYPVRGLSYPNGSYNDSIRNLLKYLGIEYSRIVGNSDSFDLPSDFTAWKATCHHNHNLMEHAKEFVFLYKKQYLYMMYVWGHSYEFDRDNNWHLIENFCSYISNKDDIWYATNIEIVDYKNVLDNLKFSAKSDFVYNPSAKSAWITVNDEIVEIKGGTQLKLS
- a CDS encoding glycoside hydrolase family 88/105 protein, producing the protein MQKYSKLMADSIIAKNITLTDHWGYEYGLTLDGIAKVYEWTKDKKYLDFIIKTMDTFINEDGTINGYKLEEYNIDHLNNGKILITLFKETGKEKYRKALINLRKQIDNHPRTKENVFWHKNIYPHQIWLDGLYMGATFYAKYVKEFGEEKEFDDITHQFIITEKNLKDNKTGLLYHAYDESKTEPWSNSETGLSPHFWGRAMGWYVMALADTIEVLPKNHKDRNALIKILNNCVTALLKVQDNASKVWYQVLDEGERKGNYLEASGSSMIVYALLKGVRLGYLPESLKETAKEAYKGLINEFILETKDGLINLNKICYVAGLGGKDKRDGSFAYYISEPIVSNEPKGLGPFLLASYEYETL